The following coding sequences are from one Humulus lupulus chromosome X, drHumLupu1.1, whole genome shotgun sequence window:
- the LOC133806904 gene encoding uncharacterized protein LOC133806904 has protein sequence MDDKFTQERSRVQFSRVLMDMDITNNPPRSIQFLNEYGQIVEQGVDYEWLPIKCKVCSRYGHSMKELANISTNAKGPNNSEASWQTPKKVATLSKQGPTEVVSSLSSKIPTGILSWNLRGLNAPNKHTVVIDICSRNKIGVGAFLETKMKGNKVMEFMGLKLPNWDFYSSSVTEGRVLWQAFCTTFVYGLNTMEGRKSLWQGLPRLMLPVKSWIILGDFHAIFTGKDRTGGKPVSKMELADSSQWLAGNQVESLKSTRSYFTWMNNQDGPARMYSKIDHVFTNEEWLDVFPSSTVVFRGEVVSDHCSCVISTTTMENVGIKLFQFFNFWTDHQDFKEVVLNSWRKPIKGTGFRVVFILKTKRLKHRLKRFNRDNNGDIGLNYQKAKDVYQDGKLQAQSHPRDYG, from the exons ATGGATGACAAATTTACTCAAGAGCGTTCCAGAGTTCAATTTTCTAGAGTTCTTATGGATATGGATATAACGAATAATCCTCCTAGGAGTATACAATTCCTTAATGAGTACGGACAGATTGTGGAGCAAGGGGTGGATTATGAATGGCTGCCTATTAAATGCAAAGTTTGCTCTAGATATGGTCATTCCATG AAGGAGTTGGCTAACATTTCTACTAACGCTAAGGGACCAAATAACAGTGAAGCTAGTTGGCAAACTCCAAAGAAAGTAGCTACTCTTTCTAAACAAGGACCGACTGAAGTTGTTAGTTCCTTATCTTCTAAAATTCCAACTGG CATATTGAGCTGGAATTTGAGAGGATTGAATGCTCCTAATAAGCATACAGTAGTTATAGATATATGTAGTAGGAATAAAATAGGGGTTGGTGCTTTTTTAGAAACTAAAATGAAGGGGAATAAAGTCATGGAATTCATGGGACTTAAACTTCCTAACTGGGATTTCTATTCTAGCTCTGTTACTGAAGGCAGAGTTTTG TGGCAAGCTTTCTGCACTACTTTTGTCTATGGGCTCAATACAATGGAGGGAAGGAAGAGTTTATGGCAAGGGTTACCTAGGCTCATGCTCCCTGTTAAATCTTGGATTATATTAGGGGATTTTCATGCTATTTTTACTGGTAAGGATAGGACTGGTGGAAAACCTGTCTCCAAAATGGAGTTGGCTGATTCTTCTCAGTGGCTTGCTGGGAATCAAGTGGAGTCACTTAAGAGTACTAGATCTTATTTTACTTGGATGAACAATCAAGATGGTCCAGCTCGAATGTACTCTAAGATAGACCATGTGTTTACTAATGAGGAATGGCTTGATGTTTTCCCTAGCTCTACAGTTGTGTTTCGGGGGGAAGTTGTTTCTGACCATTGTTCATGTGTTATTTCTACCACGACCATGGAGAATGTGGGTATCAAATTGTTTCAGTTCTTTAATTTTTGGACTGATCATCAAGATTTCAAAGAGGTGGTTCTGAATAGTTGGAGGAAACCAATCAAAGGGACTGGTTTCAGGGTTGTGTTTATCTTGAAGACTAAGAGGCTGAAGCACAGATTGAAGAGGTTTAACAGGGACAATAATGGAGATATTGGTTTGAATTATCAAAAGGCTAAGGATGTTTATCAGGATGGTAAACTTCAAGCTCAATCCCATCCTCGAGACTATGGGTAA